In the genome of Xenopus tropicalis strain Nigerian chromosome 10, UCB_Xtro_10.0, whole genome shotgun sequence, the window TTTAATAGCTCGGTGGGGCTAAGGCGGTGTTAGTACCTCACTAGCCCAGTAGCAGGGGGTCTCCTATGACCATGGGGAGATATTTCCGGTCTGTTTTAATCGCTGCCGGTGGCTTTAGAAATGGATCAGCCTGGGGCAGTGGCTGCCGTTCGCCTCAAGGATATCTGGGATCTGAGGGGTATAATCAGCCTGAGATCGTTCCGCTGCTTCAATTCCCAgcagcctaagggtgaagacacacggagctacttagtagcagctatgtctatgaagattttcacggagctacttagtagcagctactaaacaccagaaaatcccctgccatagacaacactgagaattgcctctgctaaaacacacagagacaattatcagtaaatgatcagcattgtctgttttagtagccacgacaagtagctgcaactagtagctccgtgtgtcttcaccctaaagctggccatacatgggcagatccgctcacttggtgatgtcgccaagcgagcggatcttcacccgatatccccacctacgggtggcgatatcggggaggcatgtaggtgaatttgatcgtttggccctggggccaaacgatcgaattcttcacgtggcaatggggcagtcggttcggggaccgcatcaactagccgatgcggtccccgatccgacgggattttctaacctggccgatcgagatctggccaatttcaggccagatatcggtcggccaggcacctcgtttctgcccatacacgggccgataagctgccgagtcagtccaagggaccgatatgggcagcttctattggcccgtgtatggggaccttaagggtatAGTCCCACTTTGAAGGATTGTGGTAGATGTTGGGATTTGTAGATAGATAGCAATAACTAGCAGGCCATAATTTAGTTAGCCTTAAGTAATAAAGGAAACaaagtcacccatagcaaccagtctgcTTTTTTTGTTGTAAAAAGCATACATCTGATTGGGTGCCGTGGCTGTCTAGATTTAGTTCAAacttaatgacttttattacagtAACCTAATATTTAGTGGCTCCTAAAATCCAAAACCAGAAGCTGTATCCCCCCAACACCAGTTGGACTATATCTGGGATAAATTACCCATCGCTAAATTATACACTTTTGCTGGTTTTAAAGGCCAAGCAAGCCCCGGTTCACCTATAGTTTCCCTTTTTAAAAGTCTACAATGCCTCCAAATATTCTGTAGCACAGTATGGTAACCAGGAAGCAgtaatacattaaatacactgCCTTTGTGTGTATATAGGTGAAAATGTATGTATGATAGGGACTGTATGGgctctttatttttataaatagtgactgtacaGCTGTTGTTCAGCAGCTTGTATCTCTGTCAGGCCGCTGATGGAAGCATTCCATCTATCCAttagtgtatggccagattaatgTATTGTTAAGGCCCTGGATTATTGTGCATATTACATACATCCTGCTGTATGTCAGATATTTGGGTTGGAGGGGTGGCCCACAGGGGATTCTATAACTCATTGATTGGTTCTAGATACTAGAGAGTAAAGTCATGCACTTATATGAATAGCAAATGATTGCTTTTATGTGTTTCTCAGTAGTGAAATATTCTGTGCACCAAACTCTCATAAATTCTTGCTTTGTCTCAGTGTCCTTGGAAAGCAGCCAGGCTTAGCAGCACCGATAACATTCTTCTAAGAGTTAGTAGGGGAGGGGTGGTTACAAAGGCAAAGAGGAGCTTGTCTAGAAATGCTGAGTTGTATTGGATGTAGAACCTCTTGATCttatattactttattattataaatccATCTAAGAATGGAAGCCACTACCAACTCTAAAAACCTAATGTTGCTTCTCTTATCCTTTTATCTTTTAGATACCATGCCTATGCAGCAGTGCGACGTGCCTGCTGTGCCGTTGCTGCCCGAATACCGGCAACTCGACAGTGACCCGTATTGTCTATGCGTTTCTGATGCTGCTTGGGGCCATCCTTTCTTGCATAATGCTCTCACCAGGCATATCGGACCAGTTAAAGAAGGTACAGCTAACTGTATGAGGCAGAAGGACTAGGCTTCAACCCCTGACACCCTTGTGGCACAACTTTTCAGTCTGTTCCTTTTAAATGAACCtttactgaaaaatatatttcttaaataTATATGCTGCATTGAACTGCACTCAGTAACGTCAGTGGTTGCATTTGAACACCTGCAGAGAGGCCGCCCCTTAGTAATCACAAATTCTAATGTACAAAGTAGATTACTGTGATAACATAGGCATAAAGAATCTTAAATTCTCTCAAGGGGGTTTAACACCACACTCCCACCCCTCATTTCTTTCAGCAAACTGTTCTGCTAAAGTTTTTGCCATATACAGAACAGTAGTTTACTGTATTATAtacttcagggatccccaaccagttgctcgtgggcaacatgttgctcaccaaccccttggatgttgctctcagtgcccccaaaccagggagttatttttgaattcctgacttggaggcaagttttggttgaataaaaacaagatttcctaccaaataaagccccctgtaagctgatagtgtgcatagaggccccctaatagccaatcttagcccttatttggcacctagaacttttatggtgcttgtgttgctctccaagtctttttacatttgactgtggctcacgagtaagaaaagttggggagccCTGATATACTTCAACCATTTAAAACCAGTGTATTGGTATGGTTTGTGGTAGGGGCAGTCTGATTGCTTTTCCACCCTCAATAACAgccatgttttatatttattttgccaaaCTGGTTTCCTCTAACATGTAATGTGCAGTCTCTGGCACAGTGAGAAAAAGTCACCAATATTATGAGCTAAGGTGCTGCCCATAGGGTTATAGTATGTTGGTTAAGATTGTTTCTAACCTATAACAACAAATCAGCAGTTAGCTAATACAGGTCTAACGCAGTCAGAGTAAAGCAAACTCTATTGGTTGCAGTGAGTTACTGACCTGGGCATACTTGGCATagcttaaggcagtgctgtccaacttattacagtGGGCCAATTATGTCATACAGCATGCtaaagggccagattaaattaaaatgttgatgtcatatagtgaagtctctGGAacctctgagcagactgggggccattaaTTGCTTTGCAGGGCTACATCAGgcccacgggcctccagttggacagtcctggcTTAAGGCATAACCTTGTGTATATAGAAAGTACAAGAAATGGTGGAGAATCTCAGTTTTTTGTGCCGAATTCACCTATCTGTTTCCCACCAGGTTCCTGGATTTTGTGAAGATGGCTTTGGGACACAATTACCACACGTTGATGGATACGTGAACTGTAACGTGCTGGTTGGATACAAGGCCGTCTATCGTGTCAGTTTCGCTATGACCCTGTTTTTCCTCGCCATGAGCATATTTATGTTAGGAGTCAAGACAAGCAAAGATCCACGTGCTGCGATACACAATGGGTAAGTGTGGCTGGTCCTCTAAAGGGTATCCTGACGCAGAACCTAATAGTGAAATGGTTTGTTCCACTGCTGGATTTTGTAAGATGTCAGGGTGTAGGGTCAAGGTTAGTTTTAGCTTTGCTTAAGCTTCTAATACAGTTtccatctgttatctggaaacctgttatctagaaggCTCCAAATTATGCAAGTATAATATTCTCCTGTACTTGGCACaatgcagcaggaacagcccctaagtttgtttatagcctgtacagagagatactataaaactatggcagcgtaggtattcccctgtactaagcacaattcagcaggaatagccccctaagtttgctcatagtttatacagagataccataaaactatggcaacatagggattcccctgtactaagcacaattcagcaggaacagccccctaagtttgttcatagcctgtacagagagatactataaaactatggcagcgtaggtattcccctgtactaagcacaattcagcaggaatagccccctaagtttgctcatagcctgtacagagagatactataaaactatggcagcataggaattcccctgtactaagcacaattcagcaggaatagccccctaagtttgctcatagtttatacagagagataccataaaactatggcagcatagggatccccctgtactaagcacaattcagcaggaacagccccctaagtttgctcatagcctgtacagagagataccataaaactatggcagcatagggattcccctgtactaagcacaattcagcaaggAGTTGTAAGTGTATAGTAGactttatatattaaatgtaattcTGGGAAATAAAGGTATAAGGTCTAATACCTATGTAGGAAGATGACTTATTTCTTTGTTTCAGGTTTTGGTTCTTTAAAGTATTGGCTCTGGCTGGAATTATGGTTGGTGCTTTCTATATCCCAGAAGGACATTTTACATCCGGTAAAGACTTTAAACCTACTCATATTCATAACATTTcagtacaatatatttaattGTGTAGGAGAATGGTTTATATTATACTTTAACTGTTACTCAAAAAACAAACTTCTGCCCATTTAGTTAATAGATACAACTTATAACCATGTAGCTGCCATGCAAGCCGGAAACACCGGCTAAAGAATTCCCCTTACGAGGCAGACCTTGTGCATGCCTTATGTCCTTGAAGGGGAAGCAAATCCCAAAAATAGAATGTATCTTACTGAAAGAACTTGTGATTCCAGTTTTTCAgtggtattttataaatatatttgctactgaaagcagttaTCTGTTTGCTCCCTGcttttctgacttttgaaacaatgtagcagcatcATGGAAgtctgacttctgctacattgcttcaagagACATAGCCACTAGGGCAAAAAGgggcaaataacttaaaaagaatttgcttagaattataatttggtttttttggtggggggggggggtaagtttaACCCTTGTTCTTTAATTTTAACTAAATGTGCCATTTCTTTTCCTCGTCAGCCTGGTTCTGGATTGGCGTTTGTGGGGCCTGTTGTTTCATCATCTTCCAGTTAATCCTGCTCGTGGATTTTGCCCATTCACTTAACGAGAGCTGGGTGAATCGCATGGAGGACGGAAACTCCAAGTGTTGGTATGCAGGTACGAGATGCTAAAGCGAGTCTGCGTGAAGTATTGCTATTCGTTCAGCAATGATTTGTGTCAGGAGGTTACGCCTTCATTCTGTATAGGGTTTATTCTCACTTATATAAGGTGTGAGAGTTTCACTATCACAACAGACCCCATTTccctgccttttttatttttggtggatgttagtacaggtatcggatcccttatccggaaacccgttatccagaaagctccgaattacggaaagcccatctcccatagactccattataagcaaataattcagaaatttaaaactgatttcttttttttatgtagaaataaaacagaaccttgtaattgatcccaactaagatataaataatccttattggatgcaaaacaatcctattgggtttaattaatgttttattgattttttagtagacttaaggtatggagatccaaattatggaaagaccccttatccggaatacccttggtcccgagaattctggataatgggtcctatacctgtatcaggttTGTCTTTGCTATTTACCACAGGATATGTAAGGAAAGGCAATTAATATGGCAGCAAGTttctaattaatgttttatgcaCTCAGTGAGCAATACCTTCTTACTGTACCATCGGAAACAATACGGCACaacataaatgaatgtaaaaatacaaatataaaccgTTGCTTAGTAGTAATTATGCCTCTCTTTCTTTTTCAGTGTTACTATCCTTTACCATTTTATGTTATTCTTTATCTATAATCGGCGTTGTCCTCCTCTACGTATACTACACGAAGTCCGACGGTTGCACCGAGAACAAATTCTTCATCAGTTTCAACATGATCCTGTGTGTGATCGTATCTGTCATTTCCATCCTTCCAAAAGTGCAGGTACAGTAACTGTTACCGTATAAATGACACTCaccacggggggggggcacaaaggaAAAGTCACAGCAATGCAGCTTGGAACGTTTCATTAATTGTCACTGCTCTGCTTTACTTTGAGGATGAGGATAGTTGCAGTCTAATAGTGGAAGCAGAACAACTGCTCCTCAGGGCACACAGATATCCAtgatttattatactttattgaTACTCGCTGTGCCACCATTTTGTAAGCTGTTTTAAATAATGGGTTGGATAGGTGTTTATGGAATGCTTGAGCAAGTAACCGCTGAGCTTTCTGTTGCCCTTTCAGTATTGGTAATAGTGCTTTATTTGTCCAAGATCTGTAGCTGATAGTTTAGTAATTGTAAGGGAAATTAACACTTTTATTGTGCATTTTAGGAGCATCAGCCACGGTCTGGTCTTCTCCAGTCCTCGGTGATTACTTTATATACAATGTATCTGACTTGGTCTTCAATGTCCAACGAACCCGGTGAGTATACAGTCTGCTATTGATCTGTATGGACCAGGGTGGGGAGTCAGAATTTGTTATATTATAGAAGTGGAAATTGATGACTTGCTATTCTGTATCTGGTATCCCTCAACATAAACACTGACTGACTGAGAGGCTGTTTGATTAAAGAATaaggaaacctttttttaaaaaaaaaaaaatctccaaaattactctgcatccagatttatttcatttctctATTACAGTCTGTTTAACTATAGCTCTTTACTGAtgtccttgtctagtgtgaagctgtgcccccttttgctttctgagcccccCTTTCCTCTACGACTATGATGAACTCAAACAGCTGCCTATTGGGCATGCCTGaatgattttaattggagcagaggcagtgagcatgcccagtaggcgcCTCAGAGGAggatttagaaaacaaaatggggtggagcttcacactgGACAAGGAAGTTACTGCTGTGCTGCtgcctgtaatagagaaacaaaataaatctgaatgcagggagaaatgtgttttattctgggggctgtatacaGTGATTTTAGGGGATTTTACAGAAGATGATGTGAGTGCCTTTCAGTCTGAGAATGTTCTGGTTAGTTCTGGTTTAGTTCTTTTGAACTGAAAATCACTCACATATACACTTCCACATCTCCCATTAAAGTACATTACGTTCTTTCATAGTCATTTTGTTTGTCTGTAGATCGATCTTGCAACCCAAGCTTGCTGAGCATCATATCGACAATAAACTCGCCAGCGATCATCCCTTCTAATGAAACAATACTAGAACCCACGCCTGAACCCATCAAAGCCCTGCAGTGGTGGGATTCTCAGAACATCATTGGGTTTATCCTCTTCGTTGCCTGCCTTATGTACTCTAGGTAAGCATAATAATGTTGTTAGTGATTTATATCTGTAGATTAATAGGGCTTGGACATCTGGATTCATCTACTAATGCTGGCATAACTGCGTCAATGCAGCAACTGCCCCAGACTGATACCAGCTGCATGTACGTAGTTGCGATTGTATTATCTTGCAGTATCTGTAACACCACCAACTTTGTATTCTCTTGCAGTATCCGTAACACCACCAACAGCCAAGTGAATAAGCTCACCCTATCCAGCAACGATACCGTCATCCTGGATGACACAACAGGATCCAGCGATGCAGAAGATGGAGAAGTGAAACGCGTTATAGACAATGAGAAGGATGGCGTCCAGTACAACTATTCCCTCTTCCTTTTCATGCTCTGCCTCTCCTCTCTGTACATTATGATGACTCTGACTAATTGGTACAGGTGAGAAATCTGAGTCTGCTTTATTAAAGGAAAGGGGAAGAGGGGGCGGGTTACCAATTTGATAGGGGGCTGGACAGTTTTTTAAGAAGAGGGGGGCTAGCCTGGGGTAAGGTAAACCATCAATCAGTGGGGGGTGACTAACAATTTGGACATTGCttgttctattattattattattattattaacatttatttataaagctccaacatattctgcagcgctgtactatGCTTTATAACTCCCAGCTCAGTGCATGAAAACACTTATGTGGCTCACACTGGTGGTAGGTTAACTAGTAACATAAAATGAGTATTACTAGTGTGTACTAGCATATCAAATGTTCACATCTTGTCTTTATTTCTACATATACAGCCCAACTGCAGACACCAAAACCATGACAAGTACATGGCCCGCCGTGTGGTTTAAGATCAGCTCCAGCTGGGTATGCCTGCTTCTCTACTTCTGGACGCTGATAGCTCCAATTGTTCTCTCCAATCGTGACTTCAGCTAACCACCTCATTCCAAGAACATCAAATTCTGCTCAAATACTATTTGACTATAATCGAAAACCTTTAATCGAGCCAATGTAAAACTGTTGGCTGTTTTCTTACTTTAAACAGATTTTGACTTCCTGTCTTTAAAGCttgataatatatatacattgctGCCTTTTTATTTGCCACAGCTGAGCTGATCTAGAGTATTTAAGTCTATTTCATACTAGTAAGAAATCACTGTTGGATATTTTATATGCCCCTTGTTCAGATGCACTGCTTTTCTTTAAGTCAAATTAATgtcattgcttttgttttcctacatttgtgtttatatatttttacgtTCCTGTCCTGCTACACTCAGTATTGATGGATGATAAACCTTGAGGGGAATTTGTTTTGTAATGCAGTGTATTGCAGTATTCTTGGCTACTAACACCCAAGCGTAGACTGGGACCAGTCTTTGTCCTGTCTTTATTAATAGTGGTCATGTGTGGGGAAAGGTGTAGCT includes:
- the serinc3 gene encoding serine incorporator 3 precursor gives rise to the protein MGGVLGLCSVASWIPCLCSSATCLLCRCCPNTGNSTVTRIVYAFLMLLGAILSCIMLSPGISDQLKKVPGFCEDGFGTQLPHVDGYVNCNVLVGYKAVYRVSFAMTLFFLAMSIFMLGVKTSKDPRAAIHNGFWFFKVLALAGIMVGAFYIPEGHFTSAWFWIGVCGACCFIIFQLILLVDFAHSLNESWVNRMEDGNSKCWYAVLLSFTILCYSLSIIGVVLLYVYYTKSDGCTENKFFISFNMILCVIVSVISILPKVQEHQPRSGLLQSSVITLYTMYLTWSSMSNEPDRSCNPSLLSIISTINSPAIIPSNETILEPTPEPIKALQWWDSQNIIGFILFVACLMYSSIRNTTNSQVNKLTLSSNDTVILDDTTGSSDAEDGEVKRVIDNEKDGVQYNYSLFLFMLCLSSLYIMMTLTNWYSPTADTKTMTSTWPAVWFKISSSWVCLLLYFWTLIAPIVLSNRDFS